The Benincasa hispida cultivar B227 chromosome 9, ASM972705v1, whole genome shotgun sequence genome has a segment encoding these proteins:
- the LOC120086030 gene encoding GPI transamidase component PIG-S → MAEISEPSKPPQLDSGSSEAGLSQFAFDPKTMRKTKPGFKRLILTISVFSSFLLGLPFLWKSVEIYRAPLPFRDIDALSSHIESSPLQFPCTFRVIFIGFDSMASTAEQLKSSLFHEMTKLSSKSSLCGSCNNNFAISVVIESGSDCSQTRTDASSCSWRCGALSASNFAASLENGLHSTDDFLEVALGGCSRSASGGKVYSVVVMNGDENVEATIGKYRHGWIVGRVSEAEAILKVAETFVKLFGNGGREDGLIPGEFMPVGADGKIFLSFNLLNADPDDWIYDWDFQTVDEVLLKPLIEELAPVANISVESQVLYHTPTSSFSYWDDEQESYIFNTKDLPFFVNSNEWHLDTSIAAGGRSKILHFVVYIPSARECPLLLQLPDGQISETNGFISPTWGGVIVWNPKGCLKDRESKQHHRHMISYPELEKIVEVFLGQFRQLFGLKSNPQHGGVSGTFNILTSQKGFTEWEMDFLSRQHSCFNLHSCASSLGSLSKLVQSLPRMIIIDEIGKQVKYSLEAANLAQKNASAGVFDAAAISSRQARSLAEDAFFHPSIMSVSYFSFEHCFAVYSPFFLPVALHVILAALREWKRYKQEHKKYLAFLAEPKQS, encoded by the exons ATGGCGGAAATCTCAGAACCTTCGAAACCTCCACAACTTGACTCCGGATCATCGGAAGCCGGACTTTCACAGTTCGCTTTTGATCCCAAAACCATGCGGAAGACTAAGCCTGGATTCAAGCGTCTAATTCTTACCATCTCCGTCTTCTCCTCTTTTCTCTTAG GTCTTCCATTTCTATGGAAATCCGTCGAAATCTACCGCGCTCCACTTCCGTTCAGGGACATCGATGCCCTCTCTTCTCATATAGAATCGTCACCGTTGCAATTTCCCTGTACTTTTCGGGTtatatttattggatttgatTCCATGGCCTCTACAGCTGAGCAGCTAAAATCATCACTCTTCCATGAGATGACTAAACTATCTTCTAAATCTTCACTTTGTGGCAGTTGCAACAACAACTTCGCTATCTCTGTAGTTATAGAATCGGGTTCTGATTGCTCACAGACACGCACTGACGCATCTTCGTGTTCTTGGCGGTGTGGAGCTCTCAGTGCTTCTAATTTTGCTGCTTCTTTGGAAAATGGTCTTCATAGTACCGATGATTTCTTGGAGGTTGCTCTGGGTGGTTGTTCGAGGTCAGCTTCTGGTGGGAAAGTTTATAGTGTAGTGGTGATGAACGGGGACGAGAATGTTGAGGCTACCATTGGAAAATATCGTCATGGTTGGATTGTTGGGAGGGTTTCAGAGGCCGAAGCCATATTGAAAGTAGCGGAAACTTTTGTGAAGTTGTTTGGTAATGGTGGAAGGGAGGATGGATTAATTCCTGGGGAGTTTATGCCAGTTGGTGCTGATGGaaagatttttctttcttttaatttgttgaatGCAGATCCAGATGATTGGATATATGACTG GGATTTTCAGACGGTAGATGAAGTTCTATTGAAACCTTTAATCGAGGAGTTAGCACCAGTAGCAAATATCTCGGTTGAGAGTCAG GTTTTATATCATACGCCAACCTCCTCCTTTTCTTACTGGGACGACGAGCAGGAAAGCTACATCTTCAATACTAAAGATCTTCCCTTTTTT GTGAATTCAAATGAGTGGCATTTGGATACTTCAATTGCAGCAGGCGGGAGGTCAAAGATATTGCATTTTGTGGT ATATATACCATCAGCAAGGGAGTGCCCTCTTCTTTTACAGCTTCCTGATGGCCAGATTTCAGAAACAAATGGGTTTATATCTCCT ACGTGGGGAGGCGTAATTGTTTGGAACCCTAAAGGCTGCTTGAAAGACCGTGAAAGTAAGCAACACCATAGGCACATGATTTCATATCCG GAGCTGGAGAAAATCGTTGAAGTTTTCCTGGGGCAATTTCGGCAACTTTTTGGTCTAAAGTCTAATCCCCAACATGGTGGTGTATCGGGCACATTCAACATTTTAACTAGTCAGAAAGGCTTTACAGAATG GGAAATGGATTTTCTATCAAGGCAGCATTCATGTTTTAATCTTCATTCATGTGCTTCATCTCTTGGATCTCTTTCTAAATTG GTTCAATCACTGCCGAGGATGATTATCATTGATGAGATTGGAAAACAG GTAAAATATTCTCTCGAGGCTGCAAACTTAGCCCAGAAAAATGCCTCTGCAGGAGTTTTTGATGCTGCAGCCA TATCTTCCAGGCAAGCAAGATCACTGGCAGAAGATGCGTTCTTTCACCCATCAATAATGTCAGTCAGCTATTTTTCATTTGAGCACTGCTTTGCTGTCTACTCG CCTTTCTTCTTGCCAGTTGCTTTGCATGTAATTTTGGCTGCACTGAGAGAGTGGAAAAGATACAAGCAAGAACACAAGAAGTATTTGGCTTTTTTGGCCGAACCAAAGCAAAGCTAG